In a single window of the Bacteroides acidifaciens genome:
- a CDS encoding DUF5040 domain-containing protein has product MYKRITLFTFICLLALAGVAQNKDNYTILLSGASFAEPNNKWFEMGCRALHAIPINRAVSAESIAHTANKMLDGTLYTPEEFDNIDVFVLMQVHEKDVYNEANLKENYKDYKTPFDASDYAVCYDYVIKRYISDCYNQKFNPKSKYYNTPYGKPASIVLCTHWHDSRPIFNTSVRKLAEKWGFPVVEFDRYIGFSKNQKHPVTGKQYSLIYTGDSQETHGEVFGWHPPHGEHSFIQQRMAAIFADTLRKILLPKEYMNK; this is encoded by the coding sequence ATGTACAAAAGAATCACCTTATTCACATTCATTTGCCTGCTCGCTTTAGCAGGAGTAGCCCAAAATAAAGACAATTATACCATTTTATTGTCCGGAGCATCTTTTGCCGAACCTAACAATAAGTGGTTTGAAATGGGCTGTCGTGCCCTTCACGCCATCCCCATCAATCGGGCTGTAAGTGCAGAATCTATTGCTCACACTGCAAATAAAATGCTGGACGGCACTCTCTATACCCCGGAAGAGTTCGATAACATTGATGTATTCGTCTTGATGCAAGTACATGAAAAAGACGTATATAACGAAGCAAACTTAAAAGAGAACTACAAGGATTATAAAACTCCTTTTGATGCTTCCGACTATGCCGTTTGCTATGATTATGTCATCAAACGCTACATATCAGACTGTTATAACCAGAAATTCAATCCAAAATCCAAATATTACAACACTCCTTATGGGAAACCTGCTTCTATTGTCTTATGTACTCATTGGCATGACAGTCGTCCGATATTCAACACTTCGGTCCGAAAACTGGCAGAAAAATGGGGATTCCCGGTAGTAGAATTCGACAGATACATCGGATTCTCCAAAAACCAGAAACATCCGGTTACAGGAAAACAATATAGCCTAATTTACACAGGGGATTCACAAGAGACTCATGGAGAAGTATTTGGATGGCATCCGCCACATGGAGAACATTCATTTATTCAACAGCGTATGGCTGCAATCTTTGCCGATACGCTTCGTAAGATATTGCTTCCCAAAGAATATATGAATAAATAA